One Glycine max cultivar Williams 82 chromosome 1, Glycine_max_v4.0, whole genome shotgun sequence genomic window, atcaatatttttattaaatgttaagaaaacaatgttgttaacataaatattgatttttatattattaaaatttataataaataattactttttgaaaatataaactatttataattaaagattttttttgaaCTACATATACCCATAACTTGTAGCCATGAGACTAATAATACATCGAGGCCGCGGCCTAGAAATTACTAAATTGATTTTACGTCTTTCAACAAATTGTTATCTATGTAAGTGACTAAAAAATTGATTCCTTGTGAACATACTTAaagaatcaaattatttattaagtgTGTTAGACTTTGttagtattatattataactaaagattataataaataagtttaaatatataaattgtattttaaatttattaaataacttaaagagtgatataaattgtttttaattattatgacttctttaaaaaaaattaatttaatttagaaataaagataaaaggcAATAACTTTTTTGACTAGATTATAGGTATCATTCACTTAAGACAATCTTATTTGAATCAAGTATAATCTTATTTAAATTGGatataattaagataattaaaaaataattttatattaattacaaaactaatatacaaaatataagaccaaaagaaagagaaaaatgttaaaaagtgtctaattaaaaatgaagagtCAAAATCCTACTCTTCAAATTATATACTCCGGAGGCagtattatacattttttacagaaaaaaacatttactccatttcattcataataataGAAAAGATACAAGTAGGTATAacattgaaaatatggctggAAGCATATAATCTTGattctctttgctaaagcatgatCGACATGACTTCTCTATCTCCTAATAAAATTCACCTCTGATGAGTTACTAAAGTTTGAGAGAGGCTAAGGGAGTATTATACTATGTACcaaagaaatattatattttatactactatattataatttataacgtGACAATAGATTGCCATAAACTTAACAACCTAATTAATAAACTAAACATGCCAGCTGGAGGAAACGTAAGCAAACCATAGAAAGATGACGATGAATTTGCTTATGCTATGATCATATTACATGTGATGTAACCATTAGACCAAGCAAGTGTTTGGTaggaagaaaatatatatatttgaaaaataaggtTGATGAGATTAAAAttgacaaaacaaaaatagttaGACTGAATGACATTAGATGAGAAatatagcaaaaataaaaatgtttagtttaggaaaataaagaagaaatatgagagagaaataaaaataaaaatattgtgatAATCAATTATCACATTGCATTTCATGCACATGAGCGTAGATAATAGATTATGAGaatgataattgattatttaacCCAACTCttcatttttatcattcattttaatttggattaggagaaaaataaaagtggaaATCTCACACCTTTTTCATTTTCCCGACCTCATTTTTTACTTTCCAAACACATTTACTTTTCTATTTCTCATAATTTTCTTCCCTTTCCATCCTATTAATTTCTTCATCATTTCACTTTCAccaaactaaaatttatatgcactttgatttccttccTTGACAGAGTTGAATATATGATACTCTACTctaaaatggatttttttttaaaaaaaataagaactaaaaaaaaagttgctacAATATTATGATTTCTATTAATGCTTTATTAAGttactttaatttaatgataaaataaaataattttatgcttttaaaatataattaagataaatgttaaatttatatatctCTCCATTGCCCACAGCATGataaagtcatttttttttatatcaattattaaaatCTCAATAATATCTAATATGTGCGAATCAattgatgaaattattaaaacttaattaataattttgagtttaaatcttaaatatgtAGTtacgataaaaatatattaagatctTCATTATTCTAAGAATATTGTTAGTAATGCATTTTGTTATATACATTCAAATATTCtcttttattgattgaaatttattaaaaatataatgataaaatctTATAAGTcttatatcttatttaataaaattttataatttttaatcaataataataataataataataataataataataataataattgtgttAGAcacaaaattatcaataaattaagaACTACCACATGTCTATCGTCTACATCAATCCTTAGCCATAAATTCTCAAATTCTAtaatttatgagaaaataataaatataacatatttataTGTTATGTGGAGATTAACAAGGATCAACTCAATCTTAAACTACCTAATGATTTCTCgtgttagaaattattttttaagactcTTCTATTTTAAATGCCACGCTAGGTTAGACTTCCATTTATCTGATACATGAAATTGTTAGATTTGATAAAAAtccatttaaattataatagatatatctaaaacaatttattttaaaaaaaatattacatccatgattaattcaataaacacataaaatctattgtttgataatttaaaaaatatatctatgattgatttaatcaaataatccaatcaattcataaaattattttaaaaatttaataatttttacgaCTATTTTAAAATACTCCCATCTATCCtacaaaaacatttataaaggtagaataattttttcaacattttaaaaatgttgtttttctcTCCTCAGTTGCATATATCTTTCTCCCGTGTCTCCCTTTCgaaattaatgaataatttacaactttaagttttccattttttaaattataaaacttaaatttagtaacaatttttgttttatattctaaaatatgctaaagaaaattaagataaatacGAATCATCTAATTTCTTTTGATTGcattaaattttagataaatttaacaataaaaaatagataaattaaacttttttttgtcgggtttaatttatcattttattcttaCATGACATAAAACCCTTAAAACAATAGGGATGTTATTTCTCAATTCTCATACTAGAAATGACATACACCAACCCTCTTCCCCTGGTATCAACCCTCCGACCAACGAATCTTTTGTTTAGAAAACCTACTCACCAAAACAAACAGGAGTTACTAAAAACTACAAAGTGCTAGGTTAAGCCTTAGAATTCAAACACACTACAAAGTGCTAGGTTAAGCCTTAGAATTCAAACACACAACAAACATGACAATCTTAAATCTAATGCACCACGAGCCAATTAGCTAGTAGTTTAGTACCTTATAACTAATGCCATATGCTATTGTTTGGCTCATCATCCACCATAGTGAAACTTCTCTTTCTCAAGTTGATCGATAAATTGCTGTAACATCTTCAGATAATTGCTCGTGTAATGATCAAGTAGCATCCCTCTTGAAAGTCTAAGCTTCCCATACAACTCTGTAGACGTTTTATATAAGAAGACCTGCTTCTTCTCATCAGGATCATTGTGGTTTGATTTAGAATTTTCAGACGAAAGTGCGGGAACAATGTGCATGACCCTTCCCGGAGGATAAAGAGGGTGTCTACCCAAGTTGTCAGAACCACCACTttcttcatcatcaacaacatgatCAACGATCTCTTTTTCCTTAGCATGAATATTAATGTCTTTGGTTGTGGCTGCTTCTTTTTCCTGCGCATGAATGTTAGGGATATCATCCTCGGAAATATTCAGAGTAGTAAAGTCTTTGGTTGTGGTTGCTTCTTTTTCCTGCGCATGAGTGTTAGGGATATCATCCTCGGTCTCTAGTTCAAGCCCCTTGACTTGATTCAACAATTCATCCTCAGAAATATTCTGATTAGTAATGTTCTGAGTAGCAGAtaagatttgttcctcttcatcatcatcagattcttcACTAGAGGATTTAGATCCGTCGTCCTCATCACTCGTCTCTTCAGCCACTTCGAATTCGCAACTTGTCTCGATTGATCGACAAGCTTCAGCCAAGTTCTCTGATTTAGAGCTTGCCAATGCCTCAGTATTCTTACGTCGGGACCAGGGTAACAATGACCGAGTTCTTTGCTTGTTCTTCATCACAACCTTTAGGTATAAACAAGGATCTCTATGCATGTAAGATAATTAAAAcatgtatattatatatgaaaatatttgtatGCAAAAATTAAAGgagatatatataattataaaaacggCCAGAGCAGTagcatttgttaatatatatatatatatatatatatatatatatatatatatatatatatatatatatatatcttagtgAATATAATGTCCACTCACACATAAACAAGGGAGCTTGAAACTAGGTACCTGAGAGCCACGGGCTGCAATGGCTTTCGCAGTAGATGCAAATGGTAAGCGAGATACAACTGCGTTACGAGCAGcatttaggatttttttacGCTTAATCAGACCCtgtaaattattaattcaatATTTATGTTAAGACCTGCTTAAAGCAAACTGGAGCAAAGAACAAACTATTTTCTAACCGATAACGTTACTGGAAATGAAAGACAGAAATGTTAGAAAATACACTCTTTATTACTCACTCCATCTCGTTAATTACtcattataattaagaaaaaaatttattccaaataattatcattttaattttttaatctaatattaattatttttgtcatgtATATTTCTTGTAATATTAATAGtggataaaaaaatctataaaaaattataggtaatataaaattaattttataaatttagtactttcatctatttataatttatattaaattttatataatatattaatcctttttataagaaataagttaGTGTAAAATACATTATCACTTATTTCTTACGACCacagataataataaattaagaatatattagAAAGGAGAAAATATTAGGCAGATAAAATCAATCAGCATGTGTCCATAGTCTCACACTAAATATCTATTAAATGtatgtaagtttttttattacaagaaaaaatcaataaaaattgattatatatcaTAATAATCTTAattcacttaataatttttctgcaaaaaagcatattaaaaaatattttactaacaCTCCTAATTTACATTATATTTACCAAAACCATCTTAGGTTGGGAGAAGTAGTTTGAGCACCTCGGAAATGAAATCATGAACAGAACAAGCTGACAATGTAGGCACCATATCAAAACCATTTATAATGGAAGTGATAAAGGGCTTCCCGAATTCGGCTAATCCCAATGTCATACAAGCAGCTGCAATCATTACAATTGTGAATCAAGGACTTAGCAATAATGTTAGACATTTTGTTGGACTTCAAACAAATTTAGTCATTATCTGCAATAGTTCagatttctctcattttctctttttctctctcttctcttcc contains:
- the LOC102666641 gene encoding uncharacterized protein gives rise to the protein MITSIVVRKAAGKLEKRPAEAPKTLMDTVLTLAEAIRFGYAETLGKWHLFDLPRAILYSIMDKRKKTVTIECSERSDCVQLTDPEILKELYELKRCLTLTMLFSKKRFRTFLFAAQFAKDDVLLRKKKARILKPAFTVIRDKKSKCLFVFIRGTRSIKDTLTDAIGAPVSFNHYICSDGELKRKNEVAGHAHRGMVAAAGWIKKHCTPILLDALRRYPDFEIKIVGHSLGGGTAALLTYMLREIKQFSSCTCVTFGPAACMTLGLAEFGKPFITSIINGFDMVPTLSACSVHDFISEGLIKRKKILNAARNAVVSRLPFASTAKAIAARGSQVVMKNKQRTRSLLPWSRRKNTEALASSKSENLAEACRSIETSCEFEVAEETSDEDDGSKSSSEESDDDEEEQILSATQNITNQNISEDELLNQVKGLELETEDDIPNTHAQEKEATTTKDFTTLNISEDDIPNIHAQEKEAATTKDINIHAKEKEIVDHVVDDEESGGSDNLGRHPLYPPGRVMHIVPALSSENSKSNHNDPDEKKQVFLYKTSTELYGKLRLSRGMLLDHYTSNYLKMLQQFIDQLEKEKFHYGG